One Streptomyces sp. NBC_01237 genomic region harbors:
- the thrS gene encoding threonine--tRNA ligase, translating to MSDVRVIIQRDSEREEHVVTTGTTAAELFPGQRTVVAARVEGELKDLAYELKDGETVEPVEISSEDGLDILRHSTAHVMAQAVQELFPDAKLGIGPPVKDGFYYDFDVEKPFTPEDLKAIEKKMQEIQKRGQRFSRRVVTDEAAREELADEPYKLELIGIKGSASSDDGADVEVGGGELTIYDNLDPKSGDLCWKDLCRGPHLPTTRFIPAFKLMRNAAAYWRGSEKNPMLQRIYGTAWPTKDELKAHLEFLEEAAKRDHRKLGSELDLFSFPDEIGPGLAVFHPKGGVIRRAMEDYSRRRHEEEGYEFVYSPHATKGKLFEKSGHLDWYADGMYPPMQLDDGVDYYLKPMNCPMHNLIFDARGRSYRELPLRLFEFGTVYRYEKSGVVHGLTRSRGFTQDDAHIYCTKEQMAEELDRTLTFVLNLLRDYGLTDFYLELSTKDPEKFVGSDEAWDEATETLRRVAEKQGLPLVPDPGGAAFYGPKISVQCKDAIGRTWQMSTVQLDFNLPERFDLEYTGPDGTKQRPVMIHRALFGSIERFFAVLLEHYAGAFPVWLAPVQAVGIPIGDAHIPYLQEFAAKARKQGLRVEVDASSDRMQKKIRNQQKAKVPFMLIAGDEDMANGAVSFRYRDGSQENGIPLDEALAKIAKAVEDRVQV from the coding sequence GTGTCAGACGTCCGTGTGATCATCCAACGCGATTCCGAGCGGGAAGAGCATGTGGTGACGACGGGCACGACGGCCGCCGAGCTCTTCCCCGGTCAGCGCACCGTCGTGGCCGCCCGCGTCGAGGGGGAGCTGAAGGACCTCGCGTACGAGCTCAAGGACGGCGAGACGGTCGAGCCCGTCGAGATCTCCTCCGAGGACGGCCTCGACATCCTGCGGCACTCCACCGCGCATGTGATGGCGCAGGCCGTGCAGGAGCTCTTCCCGGACGCCAAGCTGGGCATCGGTCCGCCGGTCAAGGACGGCTTCTACTACGACTTCGACGTCGAGAAGCCGTTCACTCCCGAGGACCTCAAGGCCATCGAGAAGAAGATGCAGGAGATCCAGAAGCGGGGACAGAGGTTCTCCCGCCGGGTCGTCACCGACGAGGCCGCCCGCGAGGAGCTGGCCGACGAGCCGTACAAGCTGGAACTCATCGGCATCAAGGGCTCCGCGTCCTCGGACGACGGTGCGGACGTCGAGGTGGGCGGCGGCGAGCTGACCATCTACGACAACCTGGACCCCAAGTCCGGTGACCTGTGCTGGAAGGACCTCTGCCGGGGCCCGCACCTGCCCACCACCCGGTTCATCCCCGCGTTCAAGCTGATGCGGAACGCCGCCGCGTACTGGCGGGGCAGCGAGAAGAACCCGATGCTCCAGCGCATCTACGGCACCGCCTGGCCCACCAAGGACGAGCTGAAGGCGCACCTGGAGTTCCTGGAGGAGGCCGCCAAGCGCGACCACCGCAAGCTCGGCAGTGAGCTGGACCTCTTCTCCTTCCCCGACGAGATCGGCCCCGGTCTCGCCGTCTTCCACCCCAAGGGCGGCGTCATCCGCCGGGCCATGGAGGACTACTCGCGGCGCCGCCACGAGGAGGAGGGCTACGAGTTCGTCTACAGCCCCCACGCCACCAAGGGCAAGCTCTTCGAGAAGTCCGGCCACCTGGACTGGTACGCCGACGGCATGTACCCGCCCATGCAGCTCGACGACGGGGTGGACTACTACCTCAAGCCGATGAACTGCCCGATGCACAACCTGATCTTCGACGCGCGCGGCCGTTCCTACCGTGAACTGCCCCTGCGCCTCTTCGAGTTCGGCACGGTGTACCGGTACGAGAAGTCGGGCGTCGTCCACGGCCTGACCCGCTCGCGCGGCTTCACCCAGGACGACGCGCACATCTACTGCACCAAGGAGCAGATGGCCGAAGAGCTGGACCGGACGCTCACCTTCGTCCTGAACCTGCTCCGCGACTACGGGCTCACCGACTTCTACCTGGAGCTCTCCACCAAGGACCCGGAGAAGTTCGTCGGCTCGGACGAGGCCTGGGACGAGGCCACCGAGACGCTGCGCCGGGTCGCCGAGAAGCAGGGCCTCCCGCTGGTCCCGGACCCGGGCGGCGCCGCGTTCTACGGCCCGAAGATCTCGGTGCAGTGCAAGGACGCCATCGGCCGCACCTGGCAGATGTCGACCGTGCAGCTCGACTTCAACCTCCCGGAGCGCTTCGACCTGGAGTACACCGGCCCGGACGGCACCAAGCAGCGCCCGGTCATGATCCACCGTGCCCTGTTCGGTTCCATCGAGCGCTTCTTCGCGGTGCTCCTGGAGCACTACGCGGGTGCGTTCCCGGTCTGGCTGGCCCCGGTCCAGGCGGTCGGCATCCCGATCGGCGACGCCCACATCCCCTACCTCCAGGAGTTCGCGGCCAAGGCGCGGAAGCAGGGGCTGCGGGTCGAGGTGGACGCCTCGTCCGACCGGATGCAGAAGAAGATCAGGAACCAGCAGAAGGCCAAGGTTCCGTTCATGCTCATCGCCGGTGACGAGGACATGGCCAACGGTGCCGTCTCCTTCCGCTACCGCGACGGTTCGCAGGAGAACGGCATCCCGCTCGACGAGGCCCTGGCGAAGATCGCGAAGGCCGTCGAGGACCGCGTCCAGGTCTGA
- a CDS encoding potassium channel family protein, whose amino-acid sequence MSNPSAPMAPPRLTRWEQRTEVPLFVASLVFLLGYAVRVLAPHDAEPWRDIALALVCSTWLLFAVDYVVRLRQSGLGARFVRVHWLDTVVLVLPLLRPLRVIRVYTAVQNRRDRPRLSLYARVMAYAGLSAVLLGFSAALAVYHQEHAAAGASIRTFGDAVWWACATLTTVGYGDAVPVTPGGRAVAALLMACGLGLLGAVTGSFSSWLLRVFTREDEKEPPGSG is encoded by the coding sequence ATGAGCAACCCCTCCGCGCCGATGGCCCCGCCCCGGCTGACCCGCTGGGAGCAGCGGACGGAAGTGCCGCTGTTCGTCGCCTCGCTGGTCTTCCTGCTCGGCTACGCGGTCCGCGTCCTCGCACCCCACGACGCCGAGCCCTGGCGGGACATCGCCCTCGCCCTGGTCTGCTCGACCTGGCTGCTGTTCGCCGTGGACTACGTCGTACGGCTCCGGCAGAGCGGCCTCGGCGCGCGCTTCGTCCGCGTCCACTGGCTCGACACCGTGGTGCTGGTGCTGCCGCTGTTGCGTCCGCTGCGGGTGATCCGGGTCTACACGGCGGTGCAGAATCGCCGGGACCGGCCGCGGCTGAGCCTGTACGCCCGGGTGATGGCCTACGCCGGTCTGAGTGCCGTGCTCCTCGGCTTCAGCGCCGCCCTGGCCGTGTACCACCAGGAGCACGCCGCCGCCGGTGCCTCGATCCGCACCTTCGGGGACGCGGTGTGGTGGGCGTGCGCGACGCTGACCACGGTCGGGTACGGGGATGCCGTGCCGGTCACCCCGGGCGGGCGGGCCGTCGCCGCCCTGCTGATGGCATGCGGCCTGGGGCTGCTGGGGGCCGTGACGGGTTCGTTCTCGTCGTGGCTGCTGCGGGTGTTCACCCGCGAGGACGAGAAGGAGCCCCCGGGGAGTGGGTGA